Part of the Musa acuminata AAA Group cultivar baxijiao unplaced genomic scaffold, Cavendish_Baxijiao_AAA HiC_scaffold_1138, whole genome shotgun sequence genome, GAGAAGTATGAAAACTAAGGGATATAAAGTTCTctgctgttatatatatatatatatatataatggcttTCACATTTCCTTCTATTGGTGGCATCAACCTCCCAAACCACAGTTCTAACTAGAAGATTCAATCCTcattcaagaaaagaaaagatgttaACAACTACTAACAGTAAAAGTGAGATTGCACATTAAGCCAATCAGAAATAACTTACCTCACTAATATAGAAGTCCACATCTGCATTTGGAATGATCTTTCCGTCACCATCAACGGCATGCATCTTGTGTTTGTATGTCATCAAGATGGTTCTGACAAAAAAAATTGTCGAGTCATAACAAAATTTGAGATGCACTAGAGTCAATTAGCCAATATAAGCTAAAAACCTGGAACAGGAACATTCAAAAGTTTGTGACATTGACAAAGAGACGCACAACCAAGTCTCGAGGCATCAATAGCTCTTCTTCAAAATAAAATTTACCAGttttcaataaaaagaaaaaaaaaacaataaattCAGACCTCAAAGTGGGTTCGTCCACCTCCATGTATGCAGCAAGTTTCCCTATTGATATGGTTGAGTACAACTTCAAGAAACTGCGAACACCGGAAAGCAACTGTTGTTGCTTTACTTCATAGAGAAACAACTTCAACTGAAGTCTGTAAGCATCCTGCATTCAGCATGAAAATTCTAAATTTGGTCATTTAGATACATAGGTTACTAGACTGCAGGAAGGTTACTGAGCTATTACTGGACATGCAGATATATGCTGCTAAATAACACAATATACCACATAAAGATCATTACTTTTTGACAAACAAGGATGCATGAAGATATATCCTGCAATTTAGCACACTTATGAACTTCAAAATTGCACATATACACCAAAAAAAAGGTCAAAATAGGGATACCATTTAGTTAAGAACCAGAGGGGATAACTTAACCAAGATAAACTTACCGTGGCCAAAAAGCTTGAGAAATAGTAATGACAGTAATATCAGAAACCGACAGATCATGGTGCAGCATATTTACGGAAAAAAAGACAAAACAAAACAACAGCAACCAACATAAGACGCAAACAGAAAGTTATTACCTGGTTGTAATTCGTAAGAGGTTCCTCCAGAACTGGAGCTGATGGAGTTATAAATTTGGGACAGGCATATGTGAAGAGCTCATCATACACAGCATATGCTTCGTCATCATACCTCAGCATCTTTGTCATCTTCTCATTGTACTTATCCCTCAACTGTGAATTCACATTCTCCTCAACAAGATTGTTCTGAGGGCACAAAGAAAGGCAAATTGCCAACAATGCATACATCTGCTCATTTTTCTTCAGTATCTGATCATACTGTGGTGACTTCTGATGAAACTGCTTGTACTTGAGAATATACAGTAGTATCTTATTGAATTCACGTATCGCTTCAACATACCTTTCAACAAGTTGGTAAACAGTGATGAGATCTATCAATTTGTATTTGCAAATGATAATGTTAACACCACCATATACTAATATCGTGATATAAGTTTGATACCGAGGACATGAGGTAACATAGATTGCAAGAAAGCAAAAAGTCAACAAATTCAGGAAAAAGCCTACAATGAGTACAATCCTTTCCCATGTCTACTTAAGCAAGTTACCATTGGAAAAGCTTATTGGATATAATGAAGCAGAAGAGAAGAGCATAAACAATGACCCAGCTTGCACTGAAAATCTTGAAAGCATGAAAAAGACGTGGGAAAcgaggatatatatatacataaatatatgtgtgtgtgtggtcTAAGAAAGCCAAACATGCACTTTGCTGTCCCTCATCCTAGTGGTTGGCACCAAAAGAAAGTTTCGTAATGCATAGGACAATATATTATAATAGAAACGCTATGATCAAAACAAAATTACATTTTTGAGTAGCGTTCTTTCACTAAAACAATGTTTATATtaaaatcaaggttcatatcgagtgttggtacattggtacataccaagttttgaaaaaaaaaaaaagccttgaAAGACTGAAAAACAGAAAAAGAACTGTCTGGTTCAGAGCATGTACCACCTTGTACTCAGTGGTACTCTGGTCCTTGACTGACTGATACCAGCCCGAAACCAGGTGTACCACCCATTATCAGCCCCCTGTACCAGGTGTAACAGGTGGTGCAAACCCTGTACCACCCAATACAGGTCCAGTACTAGGTGTACCATCTGGCCTACCCATATCCATATAGTGCTAACAGGTTGGATTAGTAAATACTGTCCATACCAAACCATATCGAACAGCATTGCAAACATTGACTAAAATGCATCAGAGCCCTTCTTCCTTCAGAATGGCTCGCAAGCATTGCCTATACCCATCTGCTACACACACTTCAGCAGCAACAATAACATTTTAGTCATAAAGTCTCAATTATTTAGGATCGACCATATGGATCTTTTGCAGCAACTGAGACAAATAAAGAGCCATATGTTCAGTTAAGAGTTTAAatctatttatagtttctatcaaaGTCTTTTTAGGTTCCTCTATCCCGCCTCATACCATTAATAATAATCATTTAAGCTCTTTTAACAACCACATCATCTTAGACAAATTCTCCCTCATTTTACGATACCTAATTGTTTaccaattaaaatatttttttcccttttttactAGTGACTACATAAATTCACCTTAACATTTTCATCtcagctatataaattttttgcaCACGTTGTTTCTTAACTGCTCAACACtcaacactcagatccataaatCATTACTGGTCTAATAgtcatcttataatttttttcttttaatctcaatatttttctttttaatatcaaAGGTACCTAATGATCATACAAGATTCCTATTGTCTCTCATCATCCTTGGCCATTTTAATCATCTAGTTTTTACTCTATatataatatcttcatcaatctatTAATCTGGAGTTTACACTTCAGCAATAAACTCTATAAAAATGAAAAGAGGCTATACATTGCATAACTACCTTGTTCCCTGGTGTTCCGATGATGCAATGTTGATGATGATATCAGACATGATAACGAACATTTTTCTTACATATTGTAAACCATGCACATTTTGACACAATAGAATATTGATATTTGACCAACTGATCTCACTGAAAACAAGAAATGCAAATCTACTTAACAGAAAGGCCTTAACTTTAATAATTACATGGAAGTGGAACCATGTTTCATATCTCAAAAGGCCAACATAGATGACACAATCAACAAAGTGGTCCAATATACAGCACAAATATTTATTTTGCCACCATGTCAGGCATGTGAAATCAAATTATACACTGATCATTCATTGACAGGAAAAGTAAATAACTTAATACAAAAGGAAACACAGATCTTTGATTTATATTGTTCATTATTTCTCAAACAATATTTCCAGATTACAAATGCAATAAGGTAatgcccatatatatatatatatatatatatatatatatatatatatatatatatatatatatcatattaataGCTTCTGACAACACCAATGGCtgaagaaaaataaaaggaagaGCTAAATTAGCTAACATAACATTTAGACGTAGCTTATGGAaaagaaaatgaaacaaaaacaaaaaataaacaaaaaaggaaaaaatgaatATCAACGAGACAGGTTTGCTTTTCCTCAACATGAAGCTAAAATGAATGGCTACTAACCTTCGCAGCATTAAGTTTGCAAACCCATAGTGATATATGGTGGATATGTGGCTTCCTATTACAACATTGTAAACACCTTGTTGACTGATGTCGATGGGAGCCAAACACTTTAAACCAGTATGATAATCTCCCAGAAGGCAATGTACCCTCAGTAGCCCAATCATGCTATAATAACCTAACATTTTCAGAACATTGCTAGTCCCtccttcataatcatatccatcaGTAGCAGCAAATTGTTCCAAGCCTTCTTTTTCCCTTTCCAATACATCAGTTATGGCTGATTTCTCCACCAAAGCTTGCAAGTAATTGAGAACCCCATACACATTCCATGCCTATCAAGAACAAAAAGTAGGATGACGGCAGCAGACTAATAATGAGACAACAGACAAGAAAATTGTACTAAAAAAACTACAAAATGGATGACCACAGAAAtgcaattttaacaagcatagatACAAGATGCAGGCAACAAATTAGCACAGACCAGCCAGATTGCAAATAATTGTTACTAGAAGCACTACAgcacaaggtatgcaataccgtaccgtaccggtgtttcgaggttggctcggtatgatatggtaccaacgtatcgagcggtatatcagggcgtaccgagcgatataccaagGCTTATCGagcgattttaaatatttcttcctcttactgtagtactgtagcacggTCCATCCGGTaacggacggtccgcgtaccggtatgccgtcggaccggtacgtaccgcccataccgggtgctaccattcgaaattgcataccatgctacAGCATGTGATGACTACGACCATAAAAAATTAAGAACCAAAACTATAAAAAGGACAAACTAAATGTCACAAGAATATTacaaataaacaaaaagatatgCACCAATGCACCTTTTATGGCAGGAGTTATCAGAACAGCCAACAAAAGTTCTCAGACATGCAAAGGTTGTGAGTGAGAACACTAAACAACAGATAAAAAATTCATGAAGGAGAATTGCCACTACCTATAAAATTTTGCCAACTGTAAGACCACGGTCATCACAAAGAATATAAGCTCCTCTAGGTACCCATGACCCATGCATGCTCATGATGGTATTAGCTTAAAGGGCTGATAAGTTAATGAATTTAGTATAAGTGAcacagaaaaaaagaagaatcctCTGGTTCCCACTATTTCAATTAGCTATTCCTAATCTTTCTACCATTTAACTCTATTACAGGTAACATCATATTTCTTATCATACATATTTACCGGTCCTTGTTTAGTCTTGTTCCTGACATCATGGCACCTGCAATATAATTTGACACACCTCTTCAAATAGCTGAAATTGAACATAATTTCTTCCTTGGACATAACCAAACCTCCACCATAAAGCAACTTTATCTCAATCCATCCAAAACTGAACATCCAGCTCAGACATTTTGATGTTCTTGTCTAAGGAACGCTAACTTTTTCTCGTGATGTTTTTGATGGCCCATCAATTTATCCTTTAAGAAAATCGAATATTATACTTCTTTTTAAAAAATCATCCTTTGTAAGCATGCCTCAATTGTATGCAAAATACAAAGTGCGGACTTCCATTAGAATTACTGGGACCTCCAAATGATTTTGTGTCCACATTTTCAATGACTGAATTAGAggctagaagaaaattttgattcgaATTGTATTTGTTCCTGTAAATCCTATTTTAACTAATAAATATACCGCCATCAAGAGAATGTCCGCCTCTTTCCTAGCGTCAATTCCACTGTACATCATGGAAAGAAACATATAAACTTACTATTGCACAAGAACAACAAGATCGAAAGTTTCATAGCATGCAGCAAAACCCAtctacaaataaaaatatcaatatttcCCCTTGAAAGTACCTGATCGTACTGCCGGAGCAGTTGCAGTTCCTCCTCAGTCTTGTTCTTGAGCTTGGCCCGGTACTGACAGTATGACTGGAACTGGTAGACGAACTCATCCACCATATCCCACAGCCATTGGTTGGGAAGCTGCATGTTCACGACTCCGTGGAGCACGACCGAGAAGAGGCTGCAGTAGTTGTCCCACGACTCCACCCGCTGCCGCCCCGTGGGGGAGAGCCGGGCGTAGAGGTGACGGAACCACATCTCACGGTAGAGGAGGCAGAAGACGTGGTCGTTGTCGACGTAGGgggcgatggcctcgacggagggcCAGGGGCTCTCCCGGAACATCCGGTCGCTGAGCCGCTGGAAGCTGCCGTCGTACATCTGGTGGATCTCGTACACGTTCTTCTCCCGGATGTGGCGATAGAGGTGAACCACGAAGGTCTTCACGGAGTCCGGCACGAAGTTAGGGTCATACCCCTGATCCGTGCCGGCGCTTCCCTGACCGGCTGACGGCGGCCGCGTGTACCGGGAGTCGAGAGAGGCATCATCGTAGTCATACGAGCTCGCCATTCGCGCAACAGATCGATCGATTAGGGTATCGGATGCGGGAGGAATCAGGGATTGCGCTGCTTCCGCGACGGCGGAGCCGGTGGAGGAAAGAACTTGATCGAAAGACGGAACGACATATCGGCTAGGGTTTTGAACGGGACCGGGGAGGCTTATCGGTACCGTCGGTTTTTGGAACTCATGTGATTGATGGGAATCTACGGTGATGAAATGAGACCACTAGGACAACCGTGAGATCTCTCATCGGAAGGCTAGAAATCAAGCATGCTATGAATCCGA contains:
- the LOC135671190 gene encoding uncharacterized protein LOC135671190, with amino-acid sequence MASSYDYDDASLDSRYTRPPSAGQGSAGTDQGYDPNFVPDSVKTFVVHLYRHIREKNVYEIHQMYDGSFQRLSDRMFRESPWPSVEAIAPYVDNDHVFCLLYREMWFRHLYARLSPTGRQRVESWDNYCSLFSVVLHGVVNMQLPNQWLWDMVDEFVYQFQSYCQYRAKLKNKTEEELQLLRQYDQAWNVYGVLNYLQALVEKSAITDVLEREKEGLEQFAATDGYDYEGGTSNVLKMLGYYSMIGLLRVHCLLGDYHTGLKCLAPIDISQQGVYNVVIGSHISTIYHYGFANLMLRRYVEAIREFNKILLYILKYKQFHQKSPQYDQILKKNEQMYALLAICLSLCPQNNLVEENVNSQLRDKYNEKMTKMLRYDDEAYAVYDELFTYACPKFITPSAPVLEEPLTNYNQDAYRLQLKLFLYEVKQQQLLSGVRSFLKLYSTISIGKLAAYMEVDEPTLRTILMTYKHKMHAVDGDGKIIPNADVDFYISEDIVHVVESKPTKRYGDYFLRQILKFEEMIGELDRIKMD